In Acidobacteriota bacterium, the DNA window CCACCGGATAACGCGTCCGGAACTCGGAAGCCCGCGGTCCCTCTTCGAGCTGAACGGCGTCCACCCAGGCCCTGCCGGGACCCTGGCCGCCAACCACCAGGTCGGCCACCCCATTTGAGACCAGGTGCTCTACCACGAAGGTAAACCGGTAGCGTTTCCAGTCCCCGGATACCCCCATGACTTCACTATGGGCGTCGGGGCCCGAAAAGGACAGGTATTGACCTTCGGAAGCCGCCGGGTCGGGCTGTCTCCAATCCAGCGGTCGGGTCCACAGGCACAGCCTCACCCAGGCGGCTGGAACCTCGCTCCGCACATAAGCCGAGAGGGTGTAGACCTGGCCGCCCCGAACCGGGACCACGGGAGAGGTCAGGTGTCCCAGGAACGCGTCTCCGGCCGGATCCAGAGTGACCTGGGCGGCGTGGTCGCCCTCCACCGCCTCGACTGCCACTCTTCGGGGTGGCCAATTCCCCGGCTGCTGGTGGCTGGCGGCCAGGTTGATGGTGAGGGGGTTGAGGATGTCTCCCCAGTTGCCGGGCTGGCGGGGCTCTTCGCCCAAGGGGAGCTCAAAGCTGGCGTTGGGCAGCAGATTCACGGCCTGAACGGACCCCCGCGCTGAATCGGGGGCGCCATCCGGGCTCGTGACGCGGCAGGCCGCCAAAGCGGCCAGAAGGCCAGTGAGTCCCACCATTGCAATCATCGGCCGAATCAAGTGCATTCCGGATCTCCTCGCTCCGCCCGCTCCACGGGCAAATTCCAGCTTGGTATGTAAACCATGTTTGCGGTTTGTCGTGTAAACCATGAATGGATTGCACAGAAGCCGAGCCGAATGGCGAAGGCTGATGCGGTGGGGGGGCGACGCTGCGCCGTCAAGCCGCAGCCCGCACCGGCCGACATTCACTTTCGAGGCGCGGTGTTTGCCCCCCACCGGCTCGACTACGGGCTTCGCCCTGGCCTCGCCGACTCCCCCTCAAGGGGGGAGTGATTCTTGAGCGGTGAACAGAGTTCCATGCCCGGTTCTTTGGCTAGCGATAGTCCACCTGCAGTTCCAGCTTCTCGACGAACAGGGGGGCGTCGGCTTGAGGCGACCGGCCGGTCACGCGTATTCCCACCAGGTTGGTGCCCACGGCGAACTGATTCGGATCCAAGCCTGAAAACACCAGCCAGCCGTCCTCCACAACCGGTTCCTCCAGTAGCAGGTTGTTGATCCTCACTTCGATCCGTTTCCCCATGTCATCCAGCGGTGAGCTGTTATAGAGGTGGTTGATACGCTTGAACAGGGCGATCAAGGCTCTGGGCATCCGGTTCGGCCCCGGCGGATCCGGTTTTACCGAGGTTCTCATCCTCTCGACGTGGGTCCCGGCCGCGGCGTCGTGGAGAATGAGTCGCAAACTGATGTCCTGGATGTTTCGAGCTTCCCGCCCCAGAGGATCGGCTACCGAAAGCTTCAAGAGGGTGTCGGCCTTCCCCTGGTTGTCCAGCGGGGCCGGCAGTTGGGCCAACATGTTGGTATTGAGAAAGAAGCGAGGGGTCTCCCATCCGACCGTCCCGGGGGCGCCGCTCCCTCCCCCGCCGCGGCGCTGCACCACGAAGGTCTTGTCCTTGCGGCGGAGCATCTCCGGATCGCCGATCTCCCGGTAGAGGCGGCGGTGCACCGGGGCCATCCTGTAATCGTGCAGCAGCGCGCCGATGCGGTCCGCGTCCTCCTTCATGGCATAGGTCCAGTTGAAGCAGTAGATCCCGTCCACTCCCTGTTGCCACCAGTTGGCGAACACCCCGCGCAACACCTCGATGGGAGGCCAGTCGTAGCCGTCGGAGGTATGGTGTTCGTCCGAGCCCCCCAGCAGCTTGATGGGGGTTCCGGCCGTAATCCGGCGATAGGCCGCCACGTCGCCCTCGAAGGATCGGCAGCCCAGCGCAATGATGTCGAGCAACTGCCGGCTGGTCCAGGTCTCGATATCGATGCCGTCGATGCGGCAGCCTTCGATGCTGGCCGGCAGCCGGGCAGCCAGCAAGATGGGGCGGCCCCTCCGTTCGGCCGCCTCCAGGGTCAGAGCTCGGACCTTGCTCATGAAGTCCGTGAGATGGTGCCGGTATTTCCACTGTTGGCCCAGGGGAAGCGTGATCGGACCTCGGGCAAAGTCGATCTCGATGCCATCGAAATCGTAGTTCTCGACCACCTCGCGAAGAATGCTCAACTTGTAGTCGCGGATCTCCTGGTTGCGAAAGTCCCAGAAAATCTTGCGGTCCGGGGCCCAGGGCCCGGCCAGCAGCCACTCCGGGTGGCGTTGCTTCATCGGAATCTGCCGGGTCACCACCAGGTCGTTGTCCGAGCCGTTGACCCGGTAGGAGTAGAAGGCCTCCAGACCCCGCTCCCTGGTCGCCTCCAGGAATATCCGCATGATGTCGACGCCCTCCTCCACCCACTTGCGGTAGCCCTCCTGGTCGTAGAGGGGCATCACCTCGCTGGGATAGGGGGACTGGTGGCCTTCGCCCCAGTTCCACCAGATGCTGTCGATCTGGCTCTCCGGATCGTCGGCAAAGGTGAAGCTCAGCTTCACCAGGTCGCTGGGAGGGATGTCGGCGAATTTGAGGTCACCGTGGATGGCGTCGAAATTGACCACCACCCGCCGCTGCCGCTCGATCTGGGCCAGGTGTTGCGGGGAGAGGACAAAACGTTCGCCGTCCTCAGCCGGGGTCTCGTCGGCCGGCTGGCAAGCCGCCGCACAAAAAAAAGCCGCCATTACCACCGCGGCCAGGATACCTCGTGGTCTCACTCCGGTATGGGTGTCCATGGGAAGGGCTCCAGGGGGTGGCCGCGTGGCCGGCCGAAAATGGTCGGAAACGGCCCCGAGGCTAAAGGAAATCGATCGGCCGGCCCAAAGTGGTTCGGCAGAGTCACTCGGCCGATGAGGGAGAATCGCCCAGCCGCTTGAATCCGTGCTTCTTCAGGAACTCGCGGGTGGCGACATGAATCCTGAGGAGCTCGGCCCGGCTGAACCGACCGTGCTTCCCTCCGGGAATGGTTACCAGTTGGTTGGGGACTCCGGATTCATCCAATGCCCGGTGCAGGCGAACGGCATGGTCGTAGGGAACCACCCTGTCGGCATCCCCGTGGATGGTCAGCACCGGCGGCAGTCCCGGCCGGACGTAGCTCAGAGGCGAAACCCGCCTGGCGATCTCATGGCGGTCGCTCTGGCTGCCCAACCAGGTTACGGCGTAGGACTGCATGTTCTCGCCTTCCAGCAGGTCATCGACATCGGTGATCCCGAACCAGTTCACGATGGCGGCCACCTTGAGCTCGTCCCTGCCCAGACAGCGCCGGTCCAGACTCGAGGAAGCCGGCAGCATCCCGGTGATCAGGGAAAGATGGCCGCCCGCCGACCTTCCGGTGAGCACGATCCAGTCGGTGTCGAAGTTGTATTTCTCGGCGTTCCGGATGACCCAGCGCAAGGCACAGCGGGTGTCCTCCACGGCACCTGGTGCCAGCGAGACCCTGGCCAGCCGGTATCCCACGTTGACCACGGCCCAGCCCATCTCCAGATAGGGCAGGAAATGGAGCGGGCGGACACTCTTGTTGCCGGCGACCCAGCCCCCGCCATGAATGTAGACCACCGTGGGCGTCGGCGACGTCGCCCGCCACGGCCGGTAGACATCCAGCTTGGACTCCCAGTTGTCGGCCACCAGGTAGGTGATGTCGGTCCTGACGATGTAGCGACTGAACAGGGTGGCCGCCCAGCCTTCCGTTGGCGAAACTTTCTCCCCGCCCCAAGCCTGTGGAACAAGCGTCAACAGAACCACCAGCGCCAGAACGCTTCTCAATCGATTGGAATCCAACATCCATTACCTCCCCTCGGGGCTACGTTTGAAATCCTTACCGCCGCATACCGGTGAAGAATCGCATCTGAGCCTTTTGCAAAATTCGGCAGCGGGACGCTTACCGGAAATGGCCACAAAAGGCACAAAAACATAAATTGTGACTTGTGTGCCTTTTGTGGTTGGACAGCATTTTTCACCGGGTCGCACCCGAAATTGAAAATGGCAGAACCTCAGGTATGCCGGCCAGATAACCTGCCTCGTTGGGAATTTTGCAAAAAGCTCATCTTTCCCTTGGTCTTCCTTCGTCTCCCTTCGTTGTCCTTCGCGTCCCTTGGTGGATATCTCTTTTCCTTCCCCGCCCCTCGTGATCAGGCGGACAGGTTCCAGACACGGGCCGCATTCAGTCCCAGGATCTTCTCCACATCGTCCGGACTCAAAAAAGTCATCTCCTCCCGGACCAGGGCCAGCTCCTTGGCCAGTGTAGGCCGCTCGTAGGCGGCTCGAGAGGCGCCCGGGTACCCCGTCCCCCACAGCAACTGGTCAGCTCCGAACTCCTCGTAGACCCTTCGCACCCAGGAGAAGGCTTCCCGGAACGGATAGCCGGCTCCGGAAACCGAGGTGAGCTCGGAGACCTTGACCCAGACGTTGGGGTACTTGGACAAGGCCAGCAGTTTCTTGAACTCCGGGGTGGGATCCTCCACGGTCAGATCGATCTGGGAGAGATGATCGATGCAGACCTTCACCTCCGGATGGCGGCTCACCATCTCTTCCAGCTTGGGGAGCTGCCGGGTGGAAATATAGAAGTTGAAGACCGCATCCAGTTGGGCGGCCCGCTTCCAGAGCTTGTCGGTATCGGGATGGTTGAGCCACCCATCGCCCCCCTTGTCGCCGTCGAGGTAGTAGATCGGGCTGAAACGCATTCCCGAAAAGCCATGCTCCTTGACCCAATACTCGAGCCGGTCGGCCACCTTGGGGTCGGTGGGGTCGATGAGGCCATGGGCCCGAACGCGGTCGGGGTGGGCCTTGAGGCTGTCGGCCACATAGGAATTGTCCCATCCGTGGTAGATCACCTGAACCAGGATGCTGTGCGTCACGCCGTTGCGGTCCATGTCCTCGATGAGCATCTCGGTGGTGCCTTCGGCGGGAATGTCGGCGTATTTGAAGTCGGGAATGTAGGGGTGCGGAAAGGGATAACGGACGGGATCGTTGGCCCAGACGTGCATGTGGGTGTCGACCACCGGCAGCCGCACGGGAGCCGGCGGCTCCTTTTCGGGACGGCACCCCGGAGCCAAGGTCGCACCGGCCAAACCCAGCGCCACCGCGCAACGGCCGGTGGATTCCAGGAACTCGCGTCTGTTGACGGGCTGCTTCAGGTCGTTGCTCTTCATTTCCCTTCCCTGACCGGACCCGGTCTGTTTCACCCCGGCTACTGAACCCCTCCGGCCGTCCCGGCCGCCGCCACCTGGCGCCGCGGAAGATAGTCGACCCGCACCTCGACTTTCTCCAGCGTCATGGCCGGATCGTCCGCCTTGCGCCCCTTCACCAGAATGCCGACCAGGTTTTCGCCCACTGCAAACAGATCGGGATCGGGGCTGAAGACCACCCAACCCTCCTCCACCCTGCCGTCGTTCACAAGCACCCCGTTCACCCGCACTTCCAGGCGAGTTTCGATCCCCGCCCTGGGAGGAGAAGTTTGCAACTGCGGGATGGTCCAGAAAGGATTGATGGGCGCCTTGCCGATGGTTTGTTCCGCAGACAGCTTCTTGGTCCCGGGGTCCGACAGCAGCAGCGCCAGGGTCAGATCCCCGATCTGGGCGACATGGTCGGAGAGGCGGTCTCCGACCCGCAGTTTCAACAGGGTGTCCACCCTTCCGGAATTGCTCAGAGTCGCCGGCAACTGGGCCAGCATGTTGGTGTTTTGGTAAGCAAAGCGGGGTGTCTTCCACTCGTGAACGTTGGGTCCCCCGGAGCCGCCCCCGCCCCTGCGCTGGACCACGAAGGTCTTGTCCAGGAATCGCAGGGTTTCGGGGCTGCCCAGTTCCTTGTAAGCCTGCTGGTAGATCTGGATTCGATCGGAGTCGTCGAAATAGGCCTGATGGACGAACATCCCCGTCTTTTTCCTGACTTCCGGAGAGGCGGTGCCCCAATTGAAGGCCTGCAGGCTGTCGATGCCCTGCTGCCACCAGTTGGCCGCCACTCCCCGCATGACCTCGATGGGAGGCCAGGAGTAGCCGTCGGAACAGTGATGGTCGTCCAGGGTGGCGTAAATCTTGATCGGCTTGTCCCCGACCAGGTGGCGGAAACGTTCGATCTCGAGCTCGAGGGACCGCACTCCCAGGACCAGGATGTCCACCAGGTTGTCTCGAACCCAGGTCTCCACGTCCAGGCCGTCGAAATGGCAGCCGACCAGCGTGTCGGGGATCCGGGCCGCCAGCAGGAAGGGGCGGCCGCGCCGCTCCTCCACCTTGAGGGTGATGGCCCTCAGGTCGCGCAGGAACTGGCTGATCGCCCGTCGGTTGGCCCACATCCGACCGGCAGGCAGATTGCTGGGTCCGCGGGCGAAGTCCACCTCCAGGCCGTCGAAATCGTAATCCTCGACCAATTCCCGCAATACGCTCAACTTGCGGGCTCGCGCCTCCGGGACGGCGAAATTCCACTTGGCGTTGCCCCATTCATCCTTCACCACCCAGTCGGGGTGAGCCTCGGCGAATTCCTTGCCGAACTCGGTGTGGCTGGTGCCGTCGCTGATCCGGTAGGAGTAGAAGCACTCGATCCCGCGCTTCTTGGTTTCCTCCAGGTAGACCTTGGCGATATTGATCCCCTCATCGGCCCATCGATAGATGGTCTCGACGTTGCCGCCCATGTAGGGGCCCTTGGCCAGGGGGCTGTCCCTGGCGGTCATGGGCCGGGCCTTCATGGGGAACAACTGGTCCAGGCACCACCACTGTCCGTCGATCTGGCTGCCGGGCTCATCGGTGAACCCCAGCTCGTAGGTCATCAGATTCTCGATGCTGACCTGGCGCTGGATGGCCGCCAGCAGGCCGTCGGCCGGATGGTTGACCACGATTCTCCGCTTGGCCTTGACCGCGGCAATGTGTTCGGGAGACAGCTTGAATTTCCCATCCGCCGCCTCGTGGCTCTCTACAGGAACCAGAACCAGGCCGGCAAGCAGCCCGGCGGCGGTCAATGCACCCAGGGCTCGGCGGCCCTTGGCCGACCGGCGGCACCGGTCTTCGGCAGCATCAGTCCGTTTCTTGATCATGGCAATGAGCCTCCAATTCAGCGACAAGTCGCAGATGACTCTCCCCTGATCGGGGATCTGTCCCAACCCACCTCGCGCTCATACAGGGTCGTACGCATCAACGATCCAGGCGGCCGCGGCCGGGCGGTCAAGGACCGCAGGTTGGCCCACCCAACGTCGGCCCGATGCCCTACTTCCGTCGCGAGTCCCGGTACAACTGAATATACTCCTCGACCGAGGTCGCGGCGACGGTTTCTCCGATCACCTCCAGGGGCAGGTCCTCCAGCTTTTTGAAGCGCACGCAGGACTTGCCCATATCCAGTTTTTTGCCGCTGGCCCTGAACTTCTCTTCAAACCTTGCCCTGGAACCCTGGTGGCTGTAAACGCACATCAGGTAGAGCCCCATATGGTGCTTCTGCGAAGCCAGACCGGCAAACATCAGGGGCTGCTTGTTGTAGGTATCGGGACAGCGCGCCAGCGGAACCTCGTAGCAGATCATGCCCCAGTTCATGGTCTCGACGTAGCCCGGGGGCAGATGGTCCAGAATCACCTGTCGCACGACCCCCAGTGCCTCCGCACGCTCCTCGGGAAGCTCCTGCAGGTACTCTTCAACCGTGGCGGCGCTGCTTCTTGCCATGCTCGCACCCTATCGAAAAACACCCCCGTGCAGGGAGCGCACCACGCCGGCAATCAGGCCAGCTTCCTCCAGGCCTCCCAGACCAGCAAGCCCCAACCCACCAGGAAACAGAGACCTCCCAAAGGGGTTATGGCTCCCAGGCCTCGAATTCCGGTGAGGCTCAGCGCGTAGAGACTTCCGGAAAATAGAACGATGCCAGCCAACCAGAGGCCGCCGGTCCACTGAAAAAGGGCGCCGCCCCACCGGTCCATGGCCAGAGCCAGCGCCACCAGGCCCAGGCCGTGATACACCTGGTAGCGGGCTCCGACTTCAAAAATCTCGAGCAGGTCGGCGGAAAGCCGCTGTTTGAGCACATGGGCGCCAAAAGCGCCGGCAGCCACCGCCAGACCCACCATCAGGCAGCCCATCCCGAACCAGAATCGTGGCATTGCAGAACCTCCTTCAAAATGCTCGTCGCCTGACGGAAACCTCTTTTCGAGCACCCGCCGCCCCGGGAGTCTCCGGAGCCATTTCCCACCTCTGGAACCCCTACTTCGGCGGGACCATTTTCAGCTATTCTCCACCCCCTCCGCCGGAAGGAAGGAGCCGCCGCAACTCCGAGAGAGGAAGTTTCTCCAGCCAGCTCTTGGAGCGGCGCTTCAGGTAGACCCGGATGCCGTCCCCGGCAGGTTCCATCCAGAACGCTTCCCAGCGCTCGGCTCCCAGTTCATTGAGCCGTGCCTGGCGGGATTGGGCGTCTTCCCGCGGCAGGTCCACGATCCTGTACTCCCAGTCGCCGATCCGGTGCAGATCCTGCCTGGCCCACTCCAGGGCGTCCTTGGGAACCTTCTGCCCCGACTCCCGGGCTTGCTGGTAGAGTTCCCGGACTCGCTCCTTGAGGACTGCCACCCGGTCACCGGGAGAGGCCGGGAGATCCGGGTCCGAGGCACAGCCGGCCAGGAGCGCCGCCAGCAACAGGTGCGGAAACACGGATTTGCTCATGGGCCCTCTATTGTCTCCAACCCGACCCAAAAGTCCAACCCTGATCCTCCGGGATTTGCTTGCTCAGGACAACTGAAGGAGTATCCATGAGGGACCGGAAAGAGAAATCCTCGCAGGGGAACGACGAACCACGAATGGACACCAATGAACAACAATAATCCGACTGGTGAGTTGAGGCGTTTGCAAAATTCGGCAGCGGGACGTTTACCGCGAATGGCCACAAAGGTCACAAAAACACAAATCATGACTTTTGTGCCTTTTGTGGTTAGACAGCATTTTTTGCCG includes these proteins:
- a CDS encoding family 10 glycosylhydrolase translates to MDTHTGVRPRGILAAVVMAAFFCAAACQPADETPAEDGERFVLSPQHLAQIERQRRVVVNFDAIHGDLKFADIPPSDLVKLSFTFADDPESQIDSIWWNWGEGHQSPYPSEVMPLYDQEGYRKWVEEGVDIMRIFLEATRERGLEAFYSYRVNGSDNDLVVTRQIPMKQRHPEWLLAGPWAPDRKIFWDFRNQEIRDYKLSILREVVENYDFDGIEIDFARGPITLPLGQQWKYRHHLTDFMSKVRALTLEAAERRGRPILLAARLPASIEGCRIDGIDIETWTSRQLLDIIALGCRSFEGDVAAYRRITAGTPIKLLGGSDEHHTSDGYDWPPIEVLRGVFANWWQQGVDGIYCFNWTYAMKEDADRIGALLHDYRMAPVHRRLYREIGDPEMLRRKDKTFVVQRRGGGGSGAPGTVGWETPRFFLNTNMLAQLPAPLDNQGKADTLLKLSVADPLGREARNIQDISLRLILHDAAAGTHVERMRTSVKPDPPGPNRMPRALIALFKRINHLYNSSPLDDMGKRIEVRINNLLLEEPVVEDGWLVFSGLDPNQFAVGTNLVGIRVTGRSPQADAPLFVEKLELQVDYR
- a CDS encoding alpha/beta hydrolase — protein: MLDSNRLRSVLALVVLLTLVPQAWGGEKVSPTEGWAATLFSRYIVRTDITYLVADNWESKLDVYRPWRATSPTPTVVYIHGGGWVAGNKSVRPLHFLPYLEMGWAVVNVGYRLARVSLAPGAVEDTRCALRWVIRNAEKYNFDTDWIVLTGRSAGGHLSLITGMLPASSSLDRRCLGRDELKVAAIVNWFGITDVDDLLEGENMQSYAVTWLGSQSDRHEIARRVSPLSYVRPGLPPVLTIHGDADRVVPYDHAVRLHRALDESGVPNQLVTIPGGKHGRFSRAELLRIHVATREFLKKHGFKRLGDSPSSAE
- a CDS encoding amidohydrolase family protein, whose protein sequence is MKSNDLKQPVNRREFLESTGRCAVALGLAGATLAPGCRPEKEPPAPVRLPVVDTHMHVWANDPVRYPFPHPYIPDFKYADIPAEGTTEMLIEDMDRNGVTHSILVQVIYHGWDNSYVADSLKAHPDRVRAHGLIDPTDPKVADRLEYWVKEHGFSGMRFSPIYYLDGDKGGDGWLNHPDTDKLWKRAAQLDAVFNFYISTRQLPKLEEMVSRHPEVKVCIDHLSQIDLTVEDPTPEFKKLLALSKYPNVWVKVSELTSVSGAGYPFREAFSWVRRVYEEFGADQLLWGTGYPGASRAAYERPTLAKELALVREEMTFLSPDDVEKILGLNAARVWNLSA
- a CDS encoding DUF1801 domain-containing protein — its product is MARSSAATVEEYLQELPEERAEALGVVRQVILDHLPPGYVETMNWGMICYEVPLARCPDTYNKQPLMFAGLASQKHHMGLYLMCVYSHQGSRARFEEKFRASGKKLDMGKSCVRFKKLEDLPLEVIGETVAATSVEEYIQLYRDSRRK
- a CDS encoding DUF423 domain-containing protein; its protein translation is MPRFWFGMGCLMVGLAVAAGAFGAHVLKQRLSADLLEIFEVGARYQVYHGLGLVALALAMDRWGGALFQWTGGLWLAGIVLFSGSLYALSLTGIRGLGAITPLGGLCFLVGWGLLVWEAWRKLA